The following coding sequences lie in one Apus apus isolate bApuApu2 chromosome 16, bApuApu2.pri.cur, whole genome shotgun sequence genomic window:
- the DEPDC5 gene encoding GATOR complex protein DEPDC5 isoform X2, translating to MRTNKVYKLVIHKKGFGGSDDELVVNPKVFLQIKLGDVVEIAHPNDEYSPLLLQVKSLKEDLQKETISVDQTVAQVFRLRPYQDVHVNVVDPKEVTLDLVELTFKDQYIGRGDMWRLKKSLVSTCAYVTQKVEFAGIRAQAGELWVKSEKVTCGYISEDTRVVFRSTSAMVYIFIQMSCEMWDFDIYGDLYFEKAVNGFLADLFTKWKEKNCSHEVTVVLFSRTFYEAKSIDEFPETHRASIRQDHEGRFYEDFYKVVVQNERREEWTSLLVTIKKLFIQYPVLVRLEQAEGFPPGYNSTSAQGNYLEAINLSFNVFDKHYINRNFDRTGQMSVVITPGVGVFEVDRLLMILTKQRMIDNGIGVDLVCMGEQPLHAVPLFKLHNRCGPGDSRLGDDYNIPHWINHSFYTSKSQLLCNSFTPRIKLAGRKPLTEKAKNNRDASLGTPKDAENALPIQVDYDGYDAQVFRLPGPSRAQRCTTFRSVRERESRTRKSSSSYDVSCSPSLQSRTLPPEEVRSQASDDSSLGKISNILMIPRPHLHQCEVSSSLGYTSTRDVLENMLEPQQRDSSAPGRFHVGSAESMLHIRPGGYTPQRALINPFAPSRMPMKLTSNRRRWMHTFPVGPSGEAIQIHHQTRQNMAEMQGNGQQDLTHSSAELLELAYHEAAGRHISARHPGDGASFLSFSGTEEYSNGLAGSNSAGMNLKTQNKDTLEDAVSNSPDPILTLSAPPVVPGFCCTVGVDWKSLTTPACLPLTTDYFPDRQSLQNDYTEGCYDLLPEADIDRRDEEGVQMTAQQVFEEFICQRLMQGYQIIVQSKPQKTATTVPPPLSSSPLYSRGLVSRNRPEEEDQYWLSMGRTFHKVTLKDKIITVTRYLPKYPYESAQINYTYSLCPSHSDSEFVSCWVEFSHERLEEYKWNYLDQYICSAGSEDFSLIESLKFWRTRFLLLPACISATKRIVEGEAHCDVYGDRPRSDEEEWQLLDGFIRFVEALNRIRRRHRSDRMIRKGSAMKGLQIAGPIPTHSLEQSGSHIVRKGTSALSALLQMEASQKTLGEQQAAMLSGKSSGQPSESGSIAITPTYMDSPRKDGAFFMDFVRSPHTASTFCSQVSIDQSVPATSDGNTLINTGQLPDRGNTQTLGSSQNVAEQGYTTAGAAEGSSQCSASTLTSSSTLIEILEAMKHPTTGIQLLSEQKGLSPYCFISAEVVHWLVNNVEGVQTQAMAIDIMQKMLEEQLIVHASGEALRTFIYGFYFYKIVVDKEPDRVGMQQPAMWHTAAMDDFSAFQRKWFEVAFVAEELLHSEIPAFFLPWLPSRPASYASRHSSFSRSFGGRSQAAALLAATVPEQRTVTLDVDVNNRTDRLEWCSCYYHGNFSLNAAFEIKLHWMAVTAAVLFEMVQGWHRKATSCGFLLVPVLEGPFALPSYLYGDPLRAQLFIPLNVSCLLKEGSEHLFDGFEPETYWDRMHLLQEAIAYRFGFVQDKYSASAFNFPAENKPQYIHVTGTVFLQLPYSKRKFSCGQQRRRRNSTSSTNQNMFCEERIGYNWAYNTMLTKTWRSSATGDEKFADRLLKDFTDFCWNKDSRLVLFWTDCLDKMHASAP from the exons ATGAGAACCAACAAGGTGTACAAGCTCGTCATACATAAGAAGGGTTTTGGAGGCAGTG ATGATGAACTGGTGGTGAATCCTAAAGTATTTCTTCAAATCAAGCTGGGAGATGTTGTGGAAATTGCACATCCCAATGATGAATACAG TCCCCTGCTTCTACAGGTGAAGTCACTTAAGGAAGATTTGCAGAAAG AAACTATAAGTGTGGATCAGACAGTGGCACAAGTGTTCCGACTGCGGCCCTACCAGGATGTCCATGTGAATGTTGTTGACCCAAAG gagGTGACACTGGACTTGGTGGAGCTGACCTTCAAGGATCAGTATATTGGGCGTGGGGATATGTGGCGACTGAAGAAGAGTTTG GTCAGTACATGTGCCTATGTCACCCAAAAAGTTGAATTTGCAGGTATCAG ggcacaggcaggtgaACTGTGGGTTAAGAGTGAGAAAGTCACTTGTGGATACATCAGTGAGGACACCCGG GTGGTCTTCCGCTCCACTTCTGCCatggtttatatttttatccAGATGAGCTGTGAAATGTGGGATTTTGATATTTATG GGGACCTGTATTTTGAGAAAGCTGTGAATGGTTTCCTTGCTGACCTCTTCACAAAATGGAAG GAGAAAAATTGCAGCCATGAAGTGacagtggttttattttctagaacATTTTACGAAGCAAAATCTATAG atGAGTTTCCTGAAACACATCGGGCATCGATTCGGCAGGATCATGAGGGGAGATTTTATGAAGATTTTTACAA AGTTGTAGTTCAGAATGAGAGACGAGAAGAGTGGACCTCATTGCTTGTGAccattaaaaagcttttcatcCAGTATCCTGTGTTGGTACGACTGGAGCAAGCAG AGGGCTTTCCCCCAGGTTACAATTCTACCTCGGCACAAGGGAACTACCTGGAGGCAATAAATCTTTCATTCAATG TGTTTGACAAGCACTACATAAACCGGAACTTCGACCGCACTGGGCAGATGTCGGTGGTTATCACACCTGGTGTGGGTGTGTTTGAGGTGGATCGACTGCTCATGATTCTGACCAAACAGCGGATGATAGACAATG GGATAGGTGTGGACTTGGTATGCATGGGAGAACAGCCATTGCATGCTGTACCACTCTTTAAG CTCCATAATCGCTGTGGACCTGGTGACTCCAGATTGGGTGATGACTACAATATTCCACACTGGATAAACCATAG tttctacACATCCAAAAGCCAGCTCCTGTGTAACAGCTTCACTCCACGGATCAAGCTGGCAGGAAGGAAA CCACTgactgagaaagcaaaaaataaccGAGATGCCT cactgGGGACTCCAAAAGATGCTGAGAATGCTCTGCCTATCCAGGTAGATTATGATGGGTATGATGCCCAGGTGTTCAGACTGCCAGGCCCATCCAGAGCCCAGCGCTGTACCACGTTCAG gTCTGTGAGGGAAAGAGAGAGTCGTACCAGGAAGAGCTCTAGTTCCTACGACGtctcctgcagcccttccctgcagagCCGCACGCTGCCCCCCGAGGAGGTGAGGAGCCAGGCTTCTGATGACAGCTCCCTGGGCAAGATCTCTAACATCCTGATGATCCCACGGCCTCATCTGCACCAGTGTGAAGTCAGCAGCTCTTTGGGCTATACCAGCACCAGAG ATGTCCTAGAGAACATGCTGGAGCCTCAGCAACGTGACTCCAGTGCCCCGGGGAGGTTCCACGTGGGCAGTGCAGAATCCATGCTCCACATCCGGCCTGGGGGCTACACCCCCCAGCGGGCGCTGATCAACCCCTTCGCCCCGTCCCGGATGCCCATGAAGCTGACGTCCAACCGGCGGCGCTGGATGCACACCTTCCCCGTGG GTCCCTCAGGAGAAGCTATCCAGATCCATCATCAAACCCGACAGAATATGGCAGAAATGCAGGGCAATGGGCAGCAGGATTTGACGCAttcctctgctgagctgctggagctggcttACCACGAGGCAGCTGGGAG ACATATCAGTGCTCGGCATCCAGGTGACGGTGCCTCTTTCCTGAGCTTCAGTGGAACAGAAGAATACTCCAATGGTCTGGCTGGCAGCAACAGTGCAG GGATGAATCTCAAAACTCAGAACAAGGATACCCTGGAAGATGCTGTCTCTAACTCTCCAGATCCAA TTCTGACACTGTCTGCTCCCCCCGTAGTGCCAGGCTTCTGTTGTACAGTTGGAGTGGACTGGAAATCTCTCACTACTCCAGCATGTCTGCCTCTTACCACCGACTACTTCCCCGACCGTCAGAGCCTGCAGAATGATTACACTGAGGGTTGCTATGATCTCCTCCCAGAAGCTGACATTGACAG GAGGGATGAGGAAGGAGTGCAGATGACAGCCCAGCAGGTGTTTGAGGAGTTTATTTGTCAGCGTCTCATGCAAGGCTATCAAATTATTGTGCAATCCAAGCCACAGAAAACAGCTACAACTGTGCCACCCCCACTCAGCAGCAGTCCCCTTTACAGTCGAG GTCTTGTGTCAAGAAATCGACCTGAGGAAGAAGATCAGTACTGGCTGAGCATGGGCCGTACCTTCCACAAAGTCacattaaaagacaaaataataacTGTGACTCGATACCTGCCAAA GTATCCATATGAATCTGCTCAGATAAATTACACTTACAGCTTGTGCCCCTCACACTCTGACTCTGAATTTGTCTCTTGCTGGGTAGAATTTTCCCATGAGAGACTAGAAGAGTACAAGTGGAATTACTTGGATCAGTATATCTGTTCTGCTGGCTCTGAGGATTTCAG CCTCATCGAATCACTGAAATTCTGGAGGACCcgcttcctgctcctgcctgcctgcatcAGCGCCACCAAGCGCATCGTGGAAGGAGAGGCGCACTGCGACGTGTACGGGGACAGGCCCCGCTCCGACGAGGAGGAGTGGCAGCTCCTGGACGGCTTCATCCGCTTCGTGGAGGCCTTGAACCGCATTCGCCGGCGCCATCGGTCCGATCGGATGATTCGA aaAGGATCTGCCATGAAGGGCTTGCAGATTGCTGGTCCAATTCCCACCCATTCTTTGGAGCAGTCTGGGTCTCACATTGTGAGGAAAGGAACCTCTGCACTCTCAGCTCTGCTACAGATGGAAGCCAGTCAGAA gACACTGGGGGAGCAGCAAGCAGCAATGCTGTCTGGGAagagctctgggcagccttCGGAGAGTGGGAGCATTGCTATCACACCCACCTATATGGACAGCCCTCGTAAG GATGGGGCCTTCTTTATGGATTTTGTTCGCAGCCCACATACAGCTTCAACCTTCTGCTCACAG GTCTCTATAGATCAGTCAGTACCTGCAACCTCAGATGGCAACACATTGATAAACACGGGGCAGTTACCTGATCGGGGCAACACGCAGACCTTGGGAAGTTCCCAGAATGTTGCAGAGCAAGGATACACcacagctggtgctgcagagggCAG CTCTCAGTGTTCAGCAAGCACTCTGACTTCCTCCTCCACCTTGATAGAGATTCTTGAAGCCATGAAACACCCCAC CACAGGGAtccagctgctctctgagcAGAAGGGCCTCTCTCCGTACTGCTTCATCAGCGCAGAAGTTGTGCACTGGCTGGTGAACAACGTGGAAGGTGTGCAAACCCAGGCCATGGCCATTGACATAATGCAG aaaatgcTAGAAGAGCAGCTTATTGTCCATGCATCTGGAGAAGCCTTACGAACCTTTATttatggcttttatttttacaagatTGTTGTGGACAAAGAACCAGACCGAG TGGGCATGCAGCAACCTGCCATGTGGCACACAGCTGCCATGGATGACTTCTCTGCCTTCCAGAGGAAATGGTTTGAGGTGGCATTTGTGGCAGAAGAGCTCCTGCACTCAGAAATCCCAGCCTTcttcctgccctggctgcccagCCGCCCAGCCTCCTATGCAAGTAGGCACAGTTCCTTTAGCCGCAGTTTcggaggacggagccaggcaGCTGCACTATTAG CTGCCACAGTGCCTGAGCAGCGGACGGTGACGCTGGATGTGGATGTGAACAACCGCACGGACCGTCTGGAGTGGTGCAGCTGTTATTACCATGGCAATTTCTCCCTGAACGCTGCCTTTGAAATCAAGTTACACTGGATGGCAGTGACTGCAGCTGTTCTTTTTGAGATG GTTCAAGGTTGGCATCGGAAAGCCACATCCTGTGGTTTCTTGCTAGTTCCAGTCTTGGAAGGCCCGTTTGCTTTGCCCAGTTACTTATATGGAGACCCACTTCGAGCTCAGTTGTTCATCCCACTCAATGTCAGCTGCTTGTTGAAGGAGGGTAGTGAGCATTTATTTGATG gcTTTGAACCAGAAACATACTGGGACCGTATGCATCTCCTCCAGGAAGCAATAGCATACAG ATTTGGATTTGTGCAAGATAAATACTCGGCCTCTGCCTTCAACTTTCCAGCTGAGAACAAGCCCCAGTATATCCATGTCACAG GGACAGTGTTCTTGCAGCTACCATATTCCAAGCGGAAATTCTCATGTGGGCAGCAGCGCCGCCGGCGCAactccaccagctccaccaACCAGAACATGTTCTGTGAGGAGCGCATCGGCTACAACTGGGCCTACAACACCATGCTGACCAAAACCTGGAGATCCAGTGCCACGGGGGATGAGAAGTTTGCTGATCGGTTGCTGAAAGACTTCACAGACTTCTGCTGGAACAAAGACAGCCGGCTTGTTTTGTTCTGGACTGACTGCCTGGATAAGATGCATGCTAGTGCTCCGTAA
- the DEPDC5 gene encoding GATOR complex protein DEPDC5 isoform X7 has protein sequence MRTNKVYKLVIHKKGFGGSDDELVVNPKVFLQIKLGDVVEIAHPNDEYSPLLLQVKSLKEDLQKETISVDQTVAQVFRLRPYQDVHVNVVDPKEVTLDLVELTFKDQYIGRGDMWRLKKSLVSTCAYVTQKVEFAGIRAQAGELWVKSEKVTCGYISEDTRVVFRSTSAMVYIFIQMSCEMWDFDIYGDLYFEKAVNGFLADLFTKWKEKNCSHEVTVVLFSRTFYEAKSIDEFPETHRASIRQDHEGRFYEDFYKVVVQNERREEWTSLLVTIKKLFIQYPVLVRLEQAEGFPPGYNSTSAQGNYLEAINLSFNVFDKHYINRNFDRTGQMSVVITPGVGVFEVDRLLMILTKQRMIDNGIGVDLVCMGEQPLHAVPLFKLHNRCGPGDSRLGDDYNIPHWINHSFYTSKSQLLCNSFTPRIKLAGRKPLTEKAKNNRDASLGTPKDAENALPIQVDYDGYDAQVFRLPGPSRAQRCTTFRSVRERESRTRKSSSSYDVSCSPSLQSRTLPPEEVRSQASDDSSLGKISNILMIPRPHLHQCEVSSSLGYTSTRDVLENMLEPQQRDSSAPGRFHVGSAESMLHIRPGGYTPQRALINPFAPSRMPMKLTSNRRRWMHTFPVGPSGEAIQIHHQTRQNMAEMQGNGQQDLTHSSAELLELAYHEAAGRHISARHPGDGASFLSFSGTEEYSNGLAGSNSAGMNLKTQNKDTLEDAVSNSPDPILTLSAPPVVPGFCCTVGVDWKSLTTPACLPLTTDYFPDRQSLQNDYTEGCYDLLPEADIDRRDEEGVQMTAQQVFEEFICQRLMQGYQIIVQSKPQKTATTVPPPLSSSPLYSRGLVSRNRPEEEDQYWLSMGRTFHKVTLKDKIITVTRYLPKYPYESAQINYTYSLCPSHSDSEFVSCWVEFSHERLEEYKWNYLDQYICSAGSEDFSLIESLKFWRTRFLLLPACISATKRIVEGEAHCDVYGDRPRSDEEEWQLLDGFIRFVEALNRIRRRHRSDRMIRKGSAMKGLQIAGPIPTHSLEQSGSHIVRKGTSALSALLQMEASQKTLGEQQAAMLSGKSSGQPSESGSIAITPTYMDSPRKVSIDQSVPATSDGNTLINTGQLPDRGNTQTLGSSQNVAEQGYTTAGAAEGSSQCSASTLTSSSTLIEILEAMKHPTTGIQLLSEQKGLSPYCFISAEVVHWLVNNVEGVQTQAMAIDIMQKMLEEQLIVHASGEALRTFIYGFYFYKIVVDKEPDRVGMQQPAMWHTAAMDDFSAFQRKWFEVAFVAEELLHSEIPAFFLPWLPSRPASYASRHSSFSRSFGGRSQAAALLAATVPEQRTVTLDVDVNNRTDRLEWCSCYYHGNFSLNAAFEIKLHWMAVTAAVLFEMVQGWHRKATSCGFLLVPVLEGPFALPSYLYGDPLRAQLFIPLNVSCLLKEGSEHLFDGFEPETYWDRMHLLQEAIAYRFGFVQDKYSASAFNFPAENKPQYIHVTGTVFLQLPYSKRKFSCGQQRRRRNSTSSTNQNMFCEERIGYNWAYNTMLTKTWRSSATGDEKFADRLLKDFTDFCWNKDSRLVLFWTDCLDKMHASAP, from the exons ATGAGAACCAACAAGGTGTACAAGCTCGTCATACATAAGAAGGGTTTTGGAGGCAGTG ATGATGAACTGGTGGTGAATCCTAAAGTATTTCTTCAAATCAAGCTGGGAGATGTTGTGGAAATTGCACATCCCAATGATGAATACAG TCCCCTGCTTCTACAGGTGAAGTCACTTAAGGAAGATTTGCAGAAAG AAACTATAAGTGTGGATCAGACAGTGGCACAAGTGTTCCGACTGCGGCCCTACCAGGATGTCCATGTGAATGTTGTTGACCCAAAG gagGTGACACTGGACTTGGTGGAGCTGACCTTCAAGGATCAGTATATTGGGCGTGGGGATATGTGGCGACTGAAGAAGAGTTTG GTCAGTACATGTGCCTATGTCACCCAAAAAGTTGAATTTGCAGGTATCAG ggcacaggcaggtgaACTGTGGGTTAAGAGTGAGAAAGTCACTTGTGGATACATCAGTGAGGACACCCGG GTGGTCTTCCGCTCCACTTCTGCCatggtttatatttttatccAGATGAGCTGTGAAATGTGGGATTTTGATATTTATG GGGACCTGTATTTTGAGAAAGCTGTGAATGGTTTCCTTGCTGACCTCTTCACAAAATGGAAG GAGAAAAATTGCAGCCATGAAGTGacagtggttttattttctagaacATTTTACGAAGCAAAATCTATAG atGAGTTTCCTGAAACACATCGGGCATCGATTCGGCAGGATCATGAGGGGAGATTTTATGAAGATTTTTACAA AGTTGTAGTTCAGAATGAGAGACGAGAAGAGTGGACCTCATTGCTTGTGAccattaaaaagcttttcatcCAGTATCCTGTGTTGGTACGACTGGAGCAAGCAG AGGGCTTTCCCCCAGGTTACAATTCTACCTCGGCACAAGGGAACTACCTGGAGGCAATAAATCTTTCATTCAATG TGTTTGACAAGCACTACATAAACCGGAACTTCGACCGCACTGGGCAGATGTCGGTGGTTATCACACCTGGTGTGGGTGTGTTTGAGGTGGATCGACTGCTCATGATTCTGACCAAACAGCGGATGATAGACAATG GGATAGGTGTGGACTTGGTATGCATGGGAGAACAGCCATTGCATGCTGTACCACTCTTTAAG CTCCATAATCGCTGTGGACCTGGTGACTCCAGATTGGGTGATGACTACAATATTCCACACTGGATAAACCATAG tttctacACATCCAAAAGCCAGCTCCTGTGTAACAGCTTCACTCCACGGATCAAGCTGGCAGGAAGGAAA CCACTgactgagaaagcaaaaaataaccGAGATGCCT cactgGGGACTCCAAAAGATGCTGAGAATGCTCTGCCTATCCAGGTAGATTATGATGGGTATGATGCCCAGGTGTTCAGACTGCCAGGCCCATCCAGAGCCCAGCGCTGTACCACGTTCAG gTCTGTGAGGGAAAGAGAGAGTCGTACCAGGAAGAGCTCTAGTTCCTACGACGtctcctgcagcccttccctgcagagCCGCACGCTGCCCCCCGAGGAGGTGAGGAGCCAGGCTTCTGATGACAGCTCCCTGGGCAAGATCTCTAACATCCTGATGATCCCACGGCCTCATCTGCACCAGTGTGAAGTCAGCAGCTCTTTGGGCTATACCAGCACCAGAG ATGTCCTAGAGAACATGCTGGAGCCTCAGCAACGTGACTCCAGTGCCCCGGGGAGGTTCCACGTGGGCAGTGCAGAATCCATGCTCCACATCCGGCCTGGGGGCTACACCCCCCAGCGGGCGCTGATCAACCCCTTCGCCCCGTCCCGGATGCCCATGAAGCTGACGTCCAACCGGCGGCGCTGGATGCACACCTTCCCCGTGG GTCCCTCAGGAGAAGCTATCCAGATCCATCATCAAACCCGACAGAATATGGCAGAAATGCAGGGCAATGGGCAGCAGGATTTGACGCAttcctctgctgagctgctggagctggcttACCACGAGGCAGCTGGGAG ACATATCAGTGCTCGGCATCCAGGTGACGGTGCCTCTTTCCTGAGCTTCAGTGGAACAGAAGAATACTCCAATGGTCTGGCTGGCAGCAACAGTGCAG GGATGAATCTCAAAACTCAGAACAAGGATACCCTGGAAGATGCTGTCTCTAACTCTCCAGATCCAA TTCTGACACTGTCTGCTCCCCCCGTAGTGCCAGGCTTCTGTTGTACAGTTGGAGTGGACTGGAAATCTCTCACTACTCCAGCATGTCTGCCTCTTACCACCGACTACTTCCCCGACCGTCAGAGCCTGCAGAATGATTACACTGAGGGTTGCTATGATCTCCTCCCAGAAGCTGACATTGACAG GAGGGATGAGGAAGGAGTGCAGATGACAGCCCAGCAGGTGTTTGAGGAGTTTATTTGTCAGCGTCTCATGCAAGGCTATCAAATTATTGTGCAATCCAAGCCACAGAAAACAGCTACAACTGTGCCACCCCCACTCAGCAGCAGTCCCCTTTACAGTCGAG GTCTTGTGTCAAGAAATCGACCTGAGGAAGAAGATCAGTACTGGCTGAGCATGGGCCGTACCTTCCACAAAGTCacattaaaagacaaaataataacTGTGACTCGATACCTGCCAAA GTATCCATATGAATCTGCTCAGATAAATTACACTTACAGCTTGTGCCCCTCACACTCTGACTCTGAATTTGTCTCTTGCTGGGTAGAATTTTCCCATGAGAGACTAGAAGAGTACAAGTGGAATTACTTGGATCAGTATATCTGTTCTGCTGGCTCTGAGGATTTCAG CCTCATCGAATCACTGAAATTCTGGAGGACCcgcttcctgctcctgcctgcctgcatcAGCGCCACCAAGCGCATCGTGGAAGGAGAGGCGCACTGCGACGTGTACGGGGACAGGCCCCGCTCCGACGAGGAGGAGTGGCAGCTCCTGGACGGCTTCATCCGCTTCGTGGAGGCCTTGAACCGCATTCGCCGGCGCCATCGGTCCGATCGGATGATTCGA aaAGGATCTGCCATGAAGGGCTTGCAGATTGCTGGTCCAATTCCCACCCATTCTTTGGAGCAGTCTGGGTCTCACATTGTGAGGAAAGGAACCTCTGCACTCTCAGCTCTGCTACAGATGGAAGCCAGTCAGAA gACACTGGGGGAGCAGCAAGCAGCAATGCTGTCTGGGAagagctctgggcagccttCGGAGAGTGGGAGCATTGCTATCACACCCACCTATATGGACAGCCCTCGTAAG GTCTCTATAGATCAGTCAGTACCTGCAACCTCAGATGGCAACACATTGATAAACACGGGGCAGTTACCTGATCGGGGCAACACGCAGACCTTGGGAAGTTCCCAGAATGTTGCAGAGCAAGGATACACcacagctggtgctgcagagggCAG CTCTCAGTGTTCAGCAAGCACTCTGACTTCCTCCTCCACCTTGATAGAGATTCTTGAAGCCATGAAACACCCCAC CACAGGGAtccagctgctctctgagcAGAAGGGCCTCTCTCCGTACTGCTTCATCAGCGCAGAAGTTGTGCACTGGCTGGTGAACAACGTGGAAGGTGTGCAAACCCAGGCCATGGCCATTGACATAATGCAG aaaatgcTAGAAGAGCAGCTTATTGTCCATGCATCTGGAGAAGCCTTACGAACCTTTATttatggcttttatttttacaagatTGTTGTGGACAAAGAACCAGACCGAG TGGGCATGCAGCAACCTGCCATGTGGCACACAGCTGCCATGGATGACTTCTCTGCCTTCCAGAGGAAATGGTTTGAGGTGGCATTTGTGGCAGAAGAGCTCCTGCACTCAGAAATCCCAGCCTTcttcctgccctggctgcccagCCGCCCAGCCTCCTATGCAAGTAGGCACAGTTCCTTTAGCCGCAGTTTcggaggacggagccaggcaGCTGCACTATTAG CTGCCACAGTGCCTGAGCAGCGGACGGTGACGCTGGATGTGGATGTGAACAACCGCACGGACCGTCTGGAGTGGTGCAGCTGTTATTACCATGGCAATTTCTCCCTGAACGCTGCCTTTGAAATCAAGTTACACTGGATGGCAGTGACTGCAGCTGTTCTTTTTGAGATG GTTCAAGGTTGGCATCGGAAAGCCACATCCTGTGGTTTCTTGCTAGTTCCAGTCTTGGAAGGCCCGTTTGCTTTGCCCAGTTACTTATATGGAGACCCACTTCGAGCTCAGTTGTTCATCCCACTCAATGTCAGCTGCTTGTTGAAGGAGGGTAGTGAGCATTTATTTGATG gcTTTGAACCAGAAACATACTGGGACCGTATGCATCTCCTCCAGGAAGCAATAGCATACAG ATTTGGATTTGTGCAAGATAAATACTCGGCCTCTGCCTTCAACTTTCCAGCTGAGAACAAGCCCCAGTATATCCATGTCACAG GGACAGTGTTCTTGCAGCTACCATATTCCAAGCGGAAATTCTCATGTGGGCAGCAGCGCCGCCGGCGCAactccaccagctccaccaACCAGAACATGTTCTGTGAGGAGCGCATCGGCTACAACTGGGCCTACAACACCATGCTGACCAAAACCTGGAGATCCAGTGCCACGGGGGATGAGAAGTTTGCTGATCGGTTGCTGAAAGACTTCACAGACTTCTGCTGGAACAAAGACAGCCGGCTTGTTTTGTTCTGGACTGACTGCCTGGATAAGATGCATGCTAGTGCTCCGTAA